TTCGTGTCGCTTCTGATTTTATTGACAAAAAAAGGCACGCTCATATCAGGCAGCATTTTCCCAAAGCTCAAAAACCCCATTAAAAGCAATTTTTCAAACGGAGAAAAAATCTCACGGCTTTTGTATTTGTCTAAAACATGCTCAATCATTTCAAAGCGGGCTTTATTGTCCAAGCACCTGAAACTCCGATCCATAAGTTCTATGAGCATGACTTTGTTTTCAGGGTTGTTTAAAAGCTTTTGCATTTTAGAGTGGAACGCTTTTTCTTGCTCGCTCAAATGGTTACTGATACTATCTTGCAGTTTTTTAGCTAATTCTAATGAATCCTCAATGATTTTTTGCATGAGCTTACCTTTTATTTAAGAATTTGGCTTGATTGTAGCATGTTTTAAGCGGGTGGCTTTAAGTCTTATGGGTTGGTAATGTTTTTTAATTTTAAATTTTGTTTTAGTGGTAATTAATTCTCATTCCAATCTGTTTGAGTTTATCACGCATTTTTACACAATGATAAGAATTTGAGTGATAATTTGTATTGTTTTTAGCTTCATTTACTTTTCGTTTAAAAATAAATTATAACATTCGCATCGTGTAATTTAAAACCATTGAACGAAACGATTTTAAATTAAACGGATTTACAAAAAATTTTACAAAACAAAGGATATAAAATGAAAACAATTAAAAATGGTATTATGATTGGCACACTCGGTGCGTTGTTATTGAGCGGTTGTTCTAGCTTTGATACTCAGCGTTTCGCTTGTCTTCCTAAAGACCATTCTTCAAAAGACGCTTCTACCAAAAAAGAAGTGCAATACATGCCTAAGGGCTTTTTTGACCCTTATTCTTCTAACTTAAACCATTGGGATTCTACATTCTAGGGGTTTGTTAGAGGGGGCGAAAAAAAGGGGGGGGGAAATAAAGCTCATTTTAAATTTTCTCAAATTACAATAACAATCTTTTTAACACTGATATAATACAAAAGGAGATATTCTTACGAGTGGCGCTCATATTGTAGAAAATACGAATAATGAAAAAATAGAAAAACCAAATATTTCAAATCCCACTGCTTTCGCCCCCACACCCCCCAATAATGAAGAGCTTTTAAAACTTGTTCGAGATCTTGCAGATCGCATTAAAAAATTAGAAGATCTTAAATTAGAAGACTTTGAACCCCTTAGAAAAATCTCTCATCTTATAGACTCTTTCTTTTCGCTTGGAAAATCCTCTAACGACACCCAAGAAAACTCAAAAGACGCTCAAGGAAGAGAGAAAGCGCTTAAAGAAATCCAAGAAGAAAACACCAAACTAAAAAATGAAAACACTGAGCTAACTAACAAGATCACCGATTTATCAAAAGATAAAGACAATCTAGCTAAAGAAAACACTGAACTAAATAGAGAAAGAAATGATCTAGCTAGAGAAAAAGACAATCTAGCTAAAGAAAAAACAGAACTGATTGAAAAAAATAAAGCTCTAACCACAGAAAAAGATAAACTAATTAAAGCAAACACCGAGCTGAAAACCGAAAAAGAAAATCTAACTAATCAGCTTAATGCATCACAAAAGCAAGCGAAAGAGTTAGAACAATCTCAGCAAGCTTTAAAAAATGAAAAAGCCGAGTTATCAAAAGAAAAAGAAAATCTAACTAAAGCAAACACCGAACTATATAGAGAAAGAAATGATCTAGCTAGAGAAAAAGAAAATCTAAACAATCAGCTTAATGCATCACAAAAGCAAGTGAAAGAGTTAGAACAATCTCAGCAAGTTTTAAAAAATGAAAAAGCCGAGTTATCAAAAGAAAAAGAAAATCTAACTAAAGCAAACACCGATCTGAAAACCGAAAATAACAAGCTCAACCACCAAGTTGTCGCGCTCACTAAAGAGCAGGGCAGCCTCAAACAAGAGCGAGCGCAATTGCAAGATGCGCATGGGTTTTTAGAAAAATTATGCGCTGATTTAGAAAAAGAAAACCAACGCCTAACCGACAAACTCAAAAAGTTAGAAAGCACTCAAAAAAATTTGGAAAACACTAACAATCAATTACGGCAGTCTTTAGAAAACTCTAACGCTCAATTAGCGCAAGCTAAAGAAAAAATAGCCGAAGAAAACACCGAGTTGGAGCGAGAAATCGCGCGCCTGAAGAGCTTAGAGACTATGGAAGAAAAAAGCAAACTGGACTTACACAACAGGCGTTTAGCGAGCGCAAACCAGGATTTAAAACGCCAAAACCGAAAATTAGAAGAAGAGAACATCGCTCTCAAAGAGAGGGCTTATGGCTTGAACGAGCAACTCTTCACATTGCAACCACAAAAACCACAATAAAGGAAATATCATGGCAAACCCCTTACAGAGTTTAAGACTGCCTCTTGGCCACCCCTTAGTAGAGAAATTGTGCGATCTGTCTTTAAAGGATGGAGTCAAATTCAATGAAGAAATACCGATCCATTTCAAAAAAGAAGTGCCAGAAGAAGACAAAATCAAATTCAAACAAGTGCTGCGGGTGCTTCATGTGATCGTTAATAATGAGACTTCTTCAAGGTATCTTTCTGATGAAAATCAAAAATTCCTAGAGGATTTAGCGCAAGCTGAAAAGATCACTAATGAGCAAATAGAAAAAACCTTAGAAATCGTTTCTTATAGCGATGTGGATGTGGATTTTGAAAAATTTAAAGATTTGATGCTCAAAGTGGATAGTGTAGCGGTAGGCCTTAAGAGCTATAGCCAAAGCCAATTGCTTGATTTAGATGGAGGGCATTGGGATTTAGAGGTGCCTAGCACGCCTAAAGAAAGGGTAACCTTTAGGTTTGATAATTTAGACAGCAACAACAAAGAAATGAACTTCTATGCGCGCTCAAGTTTGAAGGATTTAAACAAGGGCGTTGTCGCTATTGACTTTGGGACTAAAAGCACGACCGCAAGCTATATGGATAAGACGGGAACATACCGCTTGCTCTCTATTGGCGGGCTAGTAGATGACGCAAGCCTAACAAAGTTTGAAAACCCCACGATCATGGAGTTTAGACATAAAGAAAACTTTCTTAACGCTTATAACGCGCTAGATCACCGCCCTTTCACAGAAAAGAACGATATGGAAGTGGCGCATGAAGCCCAAAAGAATGCTGCAGGCGTTAAAGGGAATGATTTGTATCGGTTTTTTTCTCAATTGAAGCAATGGGCTGGAGCGGATGAAAAACAGAATTTTAGGGATCTTATAGAGGATTTTCCTTTAGAAAGCTTCACTAATTGCACGGGTTTTAACTCCATAGAAATCTACGCTTACTGCATCGGCCGCTGCGTTAATAACATGCATAATGGCGTGTTTTTGAAATACTTTTTATCCTACCCCATCAAGTATGAAAAGCATCAGGCTGAAAAAATCAGAGAGAGTTTTGAAAGAGGCTTGAAAAAATCCTTACCCCGGCATGTTTTTGGCGATGAAAAAACGGCTAAAACTTTCAAAGTGGAATTGAGAGCGAGCGAGCCTTGCGCGTATGCCATTAGCGCTTTAAAAAGCTATGGGTTTTTTAAATCAGAGAAGTTAGACAAACCGGTTTATTACGGGGTGTTTGATTTTGGGGGCGGGACGACGGATTTTGACTTTGGCAAATGGGAAAAAAGCGCTAATCCTAAGTTCGCTTACAAAATGACGCATTTTAGCAGCGGAGGGGATAAGTATTTAGGCGGTGAGAATTTATTGGAATTGTTGGCTTGGGAAGCGTATGGCCAAAATTTTCAAACGCTGAAATCAAAAGACATTGTCATCGCTAAGCCCAACTATGACAGGATTGATACGCAACGCTTTGGATCGTTTATGCAAAACTCCAGGGAAGCGCGCTTGAATTTGCAAGAGATCGCTTCTAAATTACGCCCTTTTTTAGAAAATTTAGACGCTGATATTATAGAAGCGATAGAAGAAAATGAAGAGTTTAGCATAGAGGGTTTTGAAAAGGATTTTAAAACCATGCTGTTGGATAGGAATGGGGTAGAAACAGAATGCGATCTTAAAGTTGATTGCAAAGAGCTTTTAAACCTCTTAAAAGACAAGATCAATGAAAGCGTTGCCAACTTCTTTGCCGGATTTTCTAAAGTGATGGCTGAAAACATTGATGATCAGTGTCGGGCGTTTCATATTTTCTTAGGCGGGAATGCGAGCCGTTCGGTGCTAGTCAAACAAGCGTTTGAAAACGCCAAAGAAAAGCAACTCAAAGATTACCAGCAAAAGACTTCTAAAGATGATTTCACATTCATTCTTTATGAGCCGCTAGGCACAGAAAAATCAGACAAACAGATTTTAGAGCTTACCGGAGAAGATGTTTCTAACACGCCCGCTTATTTGAAGCCCACTTGCAAAACCGGGGTGGCTTTCGGGCTTTTAGAAAGCAGGGACAAGGCTAAAGGGATTGAAATGCCCTCCATAAGCTCCAATCCTGTGTTTAAATACGATTTAGGCATTGAGATAGAGGGGAAATTCCACGCTAAAATCCATAGGGATTCTTTAAAGCCTAATGAATACCAGATTTTCCAAACTAAAGAGGAATGGGGAGGCTTTGATGAGCTAGAGATACGCTACAGCGACAAAGCCCTAGCCAACACCAACACTTTAAACATTAAAGATACGCAAATGATTTCCATAGCGTTAGAAGAGGTTGAAGAAGTGGATGTGAAGGTGTGTTGCGTGGATTCCCAAAGCATTAAAGTGGGGCTGTTTAAAGACAACCAACTAATCTATGAAAGCGAGGCAGAAAAATTATGATGACTAAGAACGCTTATGCGTTTGTCGTGATTGAAAAAAGCGTTATGGTGTTTAAATGCGCAAAAGACAAGGGGCTAATCCCTATCACTGAAGGCTTTGTGCCTTTAAAAGAGGGCTTTTTGAGAAGTTTTAAAGAGCGTTGCAACGTGGAATTTTTAGACAATTTAGACCTTTTGTTTTTGTATGACTACCCGTTTTCAAGCGAGGTTTTTTCCTTGCGTAAGGATTTGAAAAATTCCATTTGGGACAGGAAGCTTGTGGTAGCGCTAGTGGAGGCTTTGGAGGGTTTTAAGGGCTTGAATTTGTCTCTTAAGATAGAAGACAAGCGTTCTAACAGCTTGGGTAATGGCGTTCAAAAATTGCTCACCAACGCTGATTTAGGGAGCAACCACAAAGCAATCGTGATAGACAGCATGAAAACATACCACCAAAGCCAGCAAGAAAAATACAAAAGAGAAAGAGGCGAGACGCTAGAGGTTCGCCCCACAACACCCCCTAGCTATGGGGGTGGGAGCATTAGAATCAGCGGCGATAAAAAGCCTGATTCTAATGAAGAAAATTTTTAAAAGAAAGGACAACCTATGAGCAGAGTGCAAATGGATACCGAAGAGGTCAGGGAATTTGTAGGGCATTTAGAACGCTTTAGAGAGCTACTAATCAAGCCAAAGCGAGCGCGGAACTTGTGGAGGGGGCTTGGAAGGGCGTTAAAAAGATGTTGCATTTTTATACCGATAAGCACCAGGAATTTATCAGGCGTTTGAAACAAGCGAGCGAAGCGATAGATAACGAATACAACTTTCCAACCCCAGGCGTTTTAATGGAATACGATTTTGAACGGCCTACTATCTCTTATACCCCTAAAAAAAGCGTTTTTGACGAGCACTTGAAGGACTTGAGGGAAAATTTTAGCGCTTCTTTATACGCTGATTGGAAAGACAAGATCAGCGCTTTTTCTAGTAAGGATCACGCTAAAGCCTCTAAAGAGCAAGAGTTGGAAAATTTAGAGGATTTGATGGGTGCATATTCTTATGATGAAAACCCTAACGATGAATTAGATCGCATGGCAAGCTCTAAAGAGCGAGAATTTGAAAAAAATTTAGAGGATTTGATGCCAAGCGTCTTAGGCGTGCCTTCTTATAACGAAAGCTTGACTCTAGCCAAAAAGAATTGCGTTAAAAATTGTAAGAAAGCTTTAGAAGGTTTTACAGAAAAAATCAAAGAAGCCCCCAACGATTCAAACGCTGTCAATGAAGCTTTTGATAGTTTAGAAAGAGAGTTAGAAATAGCTACAGAAAATTTGAGTCAAAAAATCGATCCCGTTTTAGAACGGAATGAAAATTATACGCAAAAAGCGTTGGAGTATAGAGAGTTTTTAGAAAGCCATAAAGAGGACTTTATGGTAGATGAGCAAAACCCCTATCCTGATGAGGTCAGATTCAATGATTTGCGTTTAGCGGAATTTGATAGCGTTTTTAGCGTCATTGTGCCTTTAGAAGATTTAAGTAAAACCGCATGCGCTCATCATGCCCTAAAGGCTTTACAAGCCGCGCTTAAAGATAACGATTTGGGCTTTGATACGGCAGAATTGGAACAGATCGCAAAAGGGTTCATTCCTAGGGGGTATTTGTGGCATTTTGACGCGAATGTTTTAGGGAATGTGGCGTTGGTGAGAGAAGAGTTATTATTAGGCGTGAAACACACGAAAGGATACTTACTATGGAAACAATTCCTGCAAACTCAGAACTGAATTGGGAATTTGTAGAGCCGATCAATGAAAATGCGTTGAACGGGTTAGAAGAGCGATTGAAAATAGGCTTTAGCGATGAATTTAAGGACTTCATCAAACGATCAAACTATGGTTTTAGCCAATTGCGTTATTTCATGGTGGGCAATGAATCCTACACGTTCAAACATGTTTTGAATTTCAATTTAGAGAGCTTGTTCATTGATTTCATGCAGAGCTTAAAAGAATGGTTAGAGCCTGAAGAAATCGTTTTTGCTAATGACGGGTATGGGGGGTATTATCTTTGGAATACCACCACTGATGTGGTGCTGTTTTTAGACACCGATGATGGCTCAAAAAAAGCGCTATTAAATCTTAATATGTTTTTAAAAAAACTGGAATCAAGGGGTTAAAATGTTGTTTTCTCATAAAGTTTTTTTGGAGGGTTGCACCAATGAGTTAAGAAGGATTTGCGACTATTTCGTAGAAGAGGCCATGCAAGATGATTTGGGGCAGAAACTTAAAAGTGAGGCGCTAGAGGAGATGCTAAAAATCGCGCATGATTTAGAAAATTTAGAGCAAGACACTCAATACCAAAGAAGAAAAATCGACGAGCAACTTGAAGAAGCCAAGCGTTTGGAGAAGCAAATTCATATGAATTTCCATTCACCAAGCGAGATCGATAGGCTTATGCGTGAAGCCAAAGAGCATGAAAGAGAAGCTAAGAGGCGCTATGATGAATATCTTAAGGATTAAAGATGATTGATGCGGGTAATTTATTAAAAGAACTAGACGACGCCTTAGATAAGGTTGTTGCTAAAAAAGAGCCAGAGAGTTTTCTCAAGCCGATCGTCTCACCAATAGAGGACTACCAAAAGAGTATTAGGCAAATCCAAGCGCAATTCACAGACGCGCCAAAGTTCAATGAAACGAGTGCTTACCCTAAATTTTTAAGCTGTGGTTTATTGGAAATTAAAGGCAAAAATGGCACTAATATGGAATTTTTATTGCCTAAAGTTTATCCTTTCCCTCCTAAAAGCTTGTATATAGAGCATGAAAAAGATGGGCAGTTTTTAAGAGAAATGCTCATGCGCTTACTCTCCAGCGTGCCCTTGGTGCAATTAGAAGTGA
The Helicobacter pylori genome window above contains:
- a CDS encoding SMI1/KNR4 family protein, with amino-acid sequence METIPANSELNWEFVEPINENALNGLEERLKIGFSDEFKDFIKRSNYGFSQLRYFMVGNESYTFKHVLNFNLESLFIDFMQSLKEWLEPEEIVFANDGYGGYYLWNTTTDVVLFLDTDDGSKKALLNLNMFLKKLESRG